In Canis lupus dingo isolate Sandy chromosome 12, ASM325472v2, whole genome shotgun sequence, the following proteins share a genomic window:
- the LOC125752250 gene encoding myristoylated alanine-rich C-kinase substrate-like, which translates to MPRNRRGQRPAGLQEDVGSRRALSGLPGRLLESPSPGRRPLPALARPSTHQTPRRRVPALRLEETGLGTVQAHGVAGRGASCGTSRPRAAQSKGEAVTCQPTGGEPGKPGRKGTSPTAARPVNTAPQVRQVYGHLDGGRELAARARRPLEDKSNRVVTGTHFWFVRTSEAARPCSEFASDNQDGRGGAAPMQESIQEVARGQEAPSARPRAAPGELDADAGRPWAPGGGLSELRATEPERALGPTVPVPGGGPRPTHEVLSSSSSSGESRAEARPWAVHTEACSSGAASVSPEHLGLLPPDFGSAGRRAADEGCPRQARRPPTPTAALSAPAPPWFPTTGDTDDRLAPRVL; encoded by the exons ATGCCGCGCAACAGGAGAGGCCAACG CCCCGCTGGGCTTCAGGAGGACGTGGGGAGCCGGCGGGCCTTGTCCGGCCTACCCGGCCGCCTGCTGGAGTCTCCATCACCGGGTCGCCGGCCTCTGCCAGCCCTGGCCCGGCCCTCCACTCACCAGACCCCACGCCGCCGGGTCCCCGCCCTCCGTCTGGAGGAGACGGGGCTTGGCACCGTGCAGGCCCACGGGGTGGCCGGCCGCGGGGCTTCCTGTGGCACCAGCAGACCCCGAGCAGCACAGAGCAAAGGTGAGGCCGTGACCTGTCAGCCCACTGGCGGGGAGCCCGGGAAGCCTGGACGCAAGGGCACCAGCCCCACCGCCGCGCGGCCTGTGAACACGGCGCCCCAGGTCAG GCAGGTGTATGGACACCTCGATGGGGGGCGGGAGCTGGCCGCCAGGGCCAGGCGGCCCCTCGAGGACAAAAGCAACAGAGTCGTCACCGGGACGCACTTCTGGTTTGTACGCACGTCAGAAGCTGCACGTCCTTGCTCAGAGTTCGCCTCTGACAACCAGGACGGCCGGGGGGGAGCAG CCCCCATGCAGGAGAGCATCCAAGAGGTGGCACGGGGGCAGGAGGCGCCCAGCGCGAGGCCCCGTGCAGCCCCCGGGGAGCTGGACGCGGACGCCGGGAGGCCGTGGGCACCTGGGGGCGGCCTCTCTGAACTGAGAGCGACCGAGCCTGAGCGAGCCCTGGGGCCGACAGTCCCTGTCCCCGGGGGAGGCCCTCGGCCCACCCATGAGGttctgagcagcagcagcagcagcggcgagAGCAGAGCCGAAGCTCGGCCGTG GGCTGTGCACACCGAGGCCTGCTCCTCCGGGGCCGCCAGTGTCAGCCCAGAGCACCTCGGCCTCCTTCCTCCTGACTTCGGGAGCGCTGGCCGGCGGGCGGCAG ACGAAGGGTGCCCCCGCCAGGCTCGCAGACCCCCCACGCCCACGGCCGCGCTCTCTGCTCCGGCGCCACCCTGGTTCCCGACCACGGGCGACACCGACGACCGCCTCGCCCCCCGTGTGCTGTGA
- the DLL1 gene encoding delta-like protein 1, protein MGRCALALAVLSALLCQACSSGVFELKLQEFVNKKGLLGNRNCCRGGAGPPPCACRTFFRVCLKHYQASVSPEPPCTYGSAVTPVLGVDSFSLPDGAGADPAFTNPIRFPFGFTWPGTFSLIIEALHTDSPDDLTTENPERLISRLATQRHLTVGEEWSQDLHSSGRTDLKYSYRFVCDEHYYGEGCSVFCRPRDDAFGHFTCGERGEKVCNPGWKGQYCTEPICLPGCDEQHGFCDKPGECKCRVGWQSRYCDQCIRYPGCLHGTCQQPWQCNCQEGWGGLFCNQDLNYCTHHRPCRNGATCTNTGQGSYTCSCRPGYSGANCETEIDECGTSPCRNGGSCTDLENGYSCTCPPGFYGRICELSAMACADGPCFNGGRCSDNPEGGYTCRCPVGFSGFNCEKKVDSCRSSPCSNGAQCVALGDAYLCRCPAGFSGRQCEDNVDDCASSPCANGGTCRDGVNEYSCTCPPGYTGRNCSAPVSRCEHAPCHNGATCHERDRRYLCECARGYGGPNCQFLLPEPPPGPVVVDLTEKFVEGQAGPFPWVAVCAGVVLVLMLLLGCAAVVVCVRLRLQKDRPPAEACRGETETMNNLANCQREKDISVSVIGATQIKNTNKKVDFHGDHGADKNGLKARYPAVDYNLVQDLKGDAAAAAAAPARDAHSKPDTKCQPQGPAGEEKSAPPLRGGDASDRKRPDSVYSTSKDTKYQSVYVISEEKDECVIATEV, encoded by the exons ATGGGTCGCTGCGCCCTCGCCCTGGCCGTGCTGTCGGCCCTGCTGTGCCAG gcCTGCAGCTCCGGGGTGTTCGAGCTCAAGCTGCAGGAGTTCGTCAACAAGAAGGGGCTGCTGGGGAACCGCAACTGCtgccgcgggggcgcggggccgccgcCGTGCGCCTGCAGGACCTTCTTCCGCGTGTGCCTCAAGCACTACCAGGCCAGCGTGTCCCCCGAGCCGCCCTGCACCTACGGCAGCGCCGTCACGCCCGTGCTGGGCGTCGACTCCTTCAGCCTGCCCGACGGCGCGGGCGCAGACCCCGCCTTCACCAACCCCATCCGCTTCCCCTTCGGCTTCACCTGGCCG gGCACCTTTTCTCTGATCATTGAAGCTCTCCACACAGATTCTCCCGATGACCTCACAACAG aaaacccagaaagacTCATCAGCCGCCTGGCCACGCAGAGGCACCTGACCGTGGGTGAGGAGTGGTCTCAGGACCTGCACAGCAGCGGCCGAACCGACCTCAAGTATTCCTACCGCTTCGTGTGTGATGAGCATTACTACGGGGAGGGCTGCTCCGTCTTCTGTCGCCCCCGAGACGACGCCTTTGGCCACTTCACCTgcggggagagaggggagaaggtCTGCAACCCTGGCTGGAAAGGCCAGTATTGCACTGAAC CAATCTGCTTGCCGGGGTGCGACGAGCAGCACGGGTTTTGTGACAAGCCAGGGGAGTGCAA GTGCAGGGTGGGTTGGCAGAGCCGGTACTGTGACCAGTGTATCCGCTACCCCGGCTGTCTCCACGGCACCTGCCAGCAGCCCTGGCAGTGCAACTGTCaggagggctgggggggcctcTTCTGCAACCAGG ACCTGAACTACTGCACCCACCACAGGCCCTGCAGGAATGGGGCCACCTGTACCAACACCGGGCAGGGAAGCTACACCTGCTCCTGCCGGCCCGGGTACTCGGGGGCCAACTGCGAGACGGAGATCGACGAGTGTGGCACCAGCCCCTGCAGGAACGGAGGCAGCTGCACG GATCTGGAGAACGGCTACTCTTGCACCTGCCCACCCGGCTTCTACGGCCGAATCTGCGAGCTAAGCGCCATGGCATGTGCGGACGGCCCCTGCTTCAACGGGGGACGGTGCTCGGACAACCCCGAGGGAGGGTACACCTGCCGCTGCCCTGTGGGCTTCTCCGGCTTTAACTGTGAGAAGAAGGTGGATTCCTGCCGGTCTTCACCCTGTTCTAATG GTGCCCAGTGCGTGGCCCTCGGTGACGCTTACCTGTGCCGCTGCCCGGCCGGCTTCTCGGGGAGGCAGTGCGAGGACAACGTGGACGACTGCGCCTCCTCCCCGTGTGCCAACGGGGGCACCTGCCGCGACGGCGTGAATGAGTACTCCTGCACCTGCCCCCCGGGCTACACGGGCAGGAACTGCAGCGCCCCGGTCAGCCGGTGTGAGCACGCGCCCTGCCACAACGGGGCCACCTGCCACGAGAGGGACCGGCGCTACCTGTGCGAGTGCGCCCGGGGCTACGGGGGCCCCAACTGCCAGTTCCTGCTGCCCGAGCCGCCGCCGGGCCCGGTGGTGGTGGATCTCACCGAGAAGTTTGTGGAGGGCCAGGCCGGGCCCTTCCCCTGGGTGGCCGTCTGCGCGGGCGTGGTGCTCGTCCTCATGCTGCTGCTGGGCTGCGCCGCCGTCGTGGTCTGCGTGCGGCTCAGGCTGCAGAAGGACCGGCCCCCGGCCGAGGCGTGCCGTGGGGAGACGGAGACCATGAACAACCTGGCCAACTGCCAGCGCGAGAAGGACATCTCGGTCAGCGTCATCGGGGCCACGCAGATCAAGAACACCAACAAGAAGGTGGACTTCCACGGGGACCACGGGGCCGACAAGAACGGCCTCAAGGCCCGCTACCCCGCAGTGGACTATAACCTGGTGCAGGACCTCAAGGGCGacgctgctgctgccgccgccgcccccgccagGGACGCTCACAGCAAGCCTGACACCAAGTgccagccccagggccccgccGGGGAGGAGAAGAGCGCCCCGCCGCTCAGGGG CGGAGACGCCTCCGATAGGAAAAGGCCAGACTCGGTGTATTCCACTTCGAAAGACACCAAGTACCAGTCGGTGTACGTCATATCGGAGGAGAAAGACGAGTGTGTCATAGCCACTGAG GTGTGA
- the LOC112658495 gene encoding collagen alpha-1(I) chain-like, producing the protein MAAVRPARAGSGGPGPGARTPGSSRAAEAAGSEPPSAGDALSGMRGRGGGGRCRGNFRFSSSSFHSAGFLRPGASGGWRSRGRGGGPGAPRSAPCGPARLTRRRRLRPALGSPAPPRTRASSRGAQPVPSTPAARGPSAGPSAGRRAAGGGEALRHGGASDRLRSRGGGRRPGPGRAAGQARRGAGDTRGRAGARGGGAAPPAPPGAARRERPGDVSGAAPSPPAPRAPASRGGGPRGRALSGAAVPRGRGGGRAPRQFREVWGGLAGAGARAPGSAEPRRGRPGRGAAPPGPPRPRARVSLRRPEAAGRGRGLGGAPHRRRGDPGAPTRAARPTPRARPSRSRCLATVASLQVCHGHLLGGHRTVPADVTCTAAGVEVRVSMERCPEEGDYQRGDTCDPSQPPAAGKRAEPTPRAGALACGRREATPGGPPRPPPTSLAAAPSPELAPAGAGRGGRALAASRDDGSPPPRAPLPRPAAAAAPGPADHLLGRPALISMTKRVFTWRGTGGRAFVRDRMTAQLLRRRAPAPAAPRSSAAAERAGTGRGAAPEGFPEAAAAAAARARARTSRGPGGRRGRAGGWGGPCAPSHPAAPSPARAPAPARRGPGLRRQ; encoded by the exons ATGGCGGCCGTGCGCCCCGCGCGGGCTGGGtcgggcgggccggggccgggcgcgcGGACCCCCGGGAGCTCCCGTGCCGCGGAGGCTGCGGGGTCGGAGCCGCCCAGCGCGGGGGACGCGCTCTCCGGGATGCGCGGGCGAGGAGGCGGGGGGCGGTGCCGCGGCAACTTTcggttttcctcctcctccttccactccGCCG GCTTCCTGCGGCCCGGGGCGAGCGGCGGCTGGAGGTCCCGCGGGCgaggcggcggccccggggccccgcggaGCGCGCCctgcggcccggcccggctcACTCGGCGGCGCCGGCTGCGCCCCGCACTCGGGTCCCCTGCGCCCCCGCGGACGCGCGCGTCTTCCCGGGGAGCCCAGCCGGTGCCATCCACGCCCGCGGCGCGGGGTCCGAGCGCGGGTCCgagcgcggggcggcgggcggcgggcggcggggaggcgcTGCGCCACGGCGGCGCGTCG GACCGGCTCCGCTCCCGAGGCGGGGGCCGCCGCCCGGGCCCTGGCCGTGCCGCCGGGCAGGCTCGCCGAGGCGCCGGGGAcacgcgggggcgcgcgggggcgcgcgggggcggcgcCGCTCCTCCCGCCCCGCCGGGGGCCGCGCGCCGGGAGCGGCCCGGGGACGTGTCCGGGGCCGCGCCGTCCCCGCCggccccccgcgcgcccgcgtcccggggcggggggccgcggggTCGCGCCCTCTCCGGGGCGGCCGTgccgcgggggcgcggcggggggcgcgcgccGCGGCAGTTTCGGGAAGTTTGGGGAGGTCTGGCCGGGGCCGGCGCCCGTGCGCCCGGGAGCGCAGAGCCgcggcggggccggccggggAGGGGCGCGGCGCCCCCGGGACCCCCGCGTCCGCGCGCCCGCGTGTCCCTGCGCCGGCCGGaggccgcggggcgcgggcggggcctggggggcgcCCCCCACCGCCGGCGGGGAGACCCTGGCGCCCCAACCCGGGCCGCCCGCCCCACCCCGCGCGCGCGCCCTTCCCGGAGCAG GTGCCTGGCCACAGTGGCCTCGCTGCAGGTGTGCCACGGCCACCTCCTTGGTGGGCACCGCACTGTCCCGGCAGATGTGACTTGCACTGCGGCGGGTGTGGAGGTCAGGGTATCTATGGAGCGATGCCCGGAAGAGGGAGACTACCAA CGGGGAGACACCTGTGACCCGAGCCAGCCTCCCGCCGCGGGCAAGCGGGCAGAGCCCACACCCAGAGCCGGGGCGCTGGCCTGTGGCCGCAGGGAAGCGACCCCGGGAGGCCCCCCGcggcctcctcccacctccttggCCGCGGCGCCCTCACCGGAGCTGGCCCCggccggcgcggggcgcggggggcgcgctcTGGCAGCTTCCCGAG ATGACGGGTCCCCACCCCCGCGCGCGCCCCTCCCCCGgccggccgcggccgccgcgcccggACCCGCGGATCATCTGCTCGGCCGCCCCGCGCTCATCTCCATGACAAAGCGCGTGTTTACCTGGCGCGGCACCGGCGGGCGCGCCTTTGTCCGGGATCGGATGACCGCGCAGCTGCTCCGCCGCCGCGCGCCCGCCCCAGCCGCCCCTCGGAGCTCGGCCGCCGCTGAGCGCGCGGGGACCGGGCGGGGCGCAGCGCCCGAGGGCTtcccggaggcggcggcggcggcggcggcgcgcgcgcGGGCCCGGACCTCACGGGGCCCAGGTGGGCGGCGGGGACgcgccgggggctggggggggcccTGCGCGCCCTCGCACCCGGCGGCTCCGTCACCTGCACGAGCGCCCGCACCTGCACGCCGCGGCCCGGGGCTTCGCAGACaatga